A single window of Microbispora hainanensis DNA harbors:
- the cas3u gene encoding type I-U CRISPR-associated helicase/endonuclease Cas3 produces MTLSISDFDDFFSAVNSGDGIPHDGIRPFGWQRRLLEGLVEDGRWPDVIGAPTGAGKTSVIDIHVFSVALMAAGAAPRLPRRLSMVVDRRVLVDDQYQHACGVRDKLGNPSSEILAEVAHLLRSLRITADAVSPLMVTRLRGGMPAPRAWRDDATACQIICATPDMWGSRLLFSGYGSSSSSRPREAGLLAFDSAVVVDEAHLSRQLIRTARRVAELAAISDRPLPVPVLQVVEATATPDEPGAMVMVDVDEADLTESPTLEERLRTPKPVEFLKLPTWPIPAKGTPRTAALASMVECATRLRDTYGPTIGCFVNNVATATDLAALLGKRGVTRLVCGRLRPYDLDRLRDTNPGLLSADGNPAVDFLISTQSLEVGVDLDWAAALIEPASGSAIAQRAGRVNRRGKRADTRIVMVVPEKDVGDKANTAPYQPEDVNAALTWLHGRQADPRGLAPWALREDPPPSQRRHRTLLQRAELGDAWMWARTSDQLFATADLDLWLSDNLAEDLDVGVVVRQGLPTDPVAAIELLRALPPFDYEAIPVRINTCRKRIDDISTPVFLVRDDEVSIYSTGDLRPGDIVVVDASSSIFTVIDGMPVVDQTGSCAAADVLEGPADPETGQFVFRLGHGPFLDPATCNDDETRTAIAHVLTVATTLMSTDGLDSRRARTDLADALDKLTPVLAEPVADKVRAAIQVLRKARLKDFEVHLLGEPPATLLITDNRRMVHDETARQQWTPRQRVPLQAHAAAVAERARITSDQLGLESLSTLLELAGLHHDDGKADPRFQFSLDPQRTSEQPLAKSDMSTLRQITQARAQSGLPAGWRHEQLSVLACWSALAHLPTGDRDLVARLVGTSHGQGRHGFPHTATELTGDDTYRELARLLYDEGEWDHLIERTHSTFGVWGCAYLEALLRAADGQVSSEGS; encoded by the coding sequence ATGACTCTGTCCATCAGCGACTTCGATGACTTCTTCTCCGCCGTCAACAGCGGGGATGGGATCCCTCACGACGGCATCCGACCGTTCGGTTGGCAGCGCAGACTCCTGGAGGGCCTCGTCGAGGACGGCAGGTGGCCCGATGTCATCGGGGCACCGACCGGCGCCGGGAAGACCAGCGTGATCGACATTCATGTGTTCAGCGTCGCGCTGATGGCGGCGGGTGCTGCACCCCGGCTGCCGCGCCGCCTATCGATGGTCGTGGACCGGCGGGTACTGGTCGACGATCAGTACCAGCACGCCTGCGGCGTGCGTGACAAGCTCGGCAATCCGTCCAGCGAGATCCTGGCCGAGGTCGCCCACCTCCTGCGGTCACTGCGCATCACCGCGGATGCCGTATCCCCCCTTATGGTCACCAGGCTGCGCGGTGGGATGCCGGCGCCGCGCGCCTGGCGCGACGACGCGACCGCCTGCCAGATCATCTGTGCGACACCCGACATGTGGGGCAGCCGACTCCTCTTCAGTGGGTACGGCTCCAGCTCCTCCTCCCGGCCTCGGGAGGCGGGGCTGCTCGCCTTCGATTCGGCGGTGGTCGTGGACGAGGCGCACCTGTCTCGGCAACTGATCCGAACGGCCCGGCGGGTGGCGGAGCTCGCCGCGATCAGCGATCGGCCGTTGCCCGTGCCCGTGCTGCAAGTTGTGGAGGCGACCGCGACCCCGGATGAGCCCGGCGCCATGGTCATGGTCGACGTGGACGAGGCCGACCTCACCGAGAGCCCAACCCTGGAGGAGCGGCTACGCACCCCCAAGCCCGTCGAGTTCCTAAAGCTGCCGACCTGGCCCATCCCGGCCAAAGGCACCCCGCGAACCGCCGCACTGGCATCGATGGTGGAATGCGCGACGAGGTTGCGCGACACCTACGGCCCCACCATCGGCTGTTTCGTGAACAACGTGGCGACCGCGACGGATCTCGCCGCGCTGCTCGGTAAGCGTGGCGTCACGCGCCTGGTGTGCGGCCGACTGCGCCCGTACGACCTGGACCGGCTGCGGGACACCAATCCGGGCTTGCTGAGCGCAGATGGTAACCCGGCGGTCGATTTCCTGATCTCCACGCAGAGTCTGGAGGTTGGCGTCGACCTCGACTGGGCCGCCGCCCTGATCGAACCGGCCTCCGGTTCTGCGATCGCGCAACGCGCTGGCCGAGTCAACCGGCGGGGCAAGCGCGCCGACACCCGCATCGTCATGGTGGTGCCCGAAAAAGACGTCGGCGACAAGGCCAACACCGCGCCGTACCAACCCGAAGACGTCAATGCCGCGCTCACGTGGCTGCACGGACGTCAGGCCGACCCACGAGGGCTGGCCCCGTGGGCGCTGCGGGAGGATCCCCCACCCAGCCAGCGCCGACACCGTACGCTGTTGCAGCGTGCCGAGCTGGGCGACGCCTGGATGTGGGCGCGCACCAGTGACCAACTGTTCGCCACCGCCGATCTGGACCTTTGGCTGTCCGACAACCTCGCTGAAGACCTCGACGTGGGAGTCGTCGTACGACAGGGTCTGCCCACCGACCCGGTCGCGGCCATCGAACTGCTCCGAGCACTCCCACCGTTCGACTACGAGGCGATCCCGGTAAGGATCAACACGTGCCGAAAGAGGATCGACGACATCTCCACGCCCGTCTTCCTCGTCCGGGACGACGAGGTGTCGATCTACTCCACGGGAGATCTGCGTCCCGGCGACATCGTCGTGGTGGACGCGAGCTCTTCCATCTTCACCGTCATCGACGGCATGCCGGTGGTGGACCAGACCGGTTCCTGCGCGGCGGCGGATGTGCTGGAAGGCCCCGCCGATCCGGAGACCGGTCAGTTCGTCTTCCGGCTTGGCCACGGTCCCTTCCTTGACCCCGCCACATGCAATGACGACGAGACCAGGACGGCAATCGCCCATGTCCTCACCGTCGCGACTACCCTCATGAGCACCGACGGCCTCGACAGTCGTCGGGCACGGACCGACCTGGCCGACGCACTGGACAAGCTCACCCCGGTGCTGGCCGAACCCGTGGCGGACAAAGTACGGGCCGCAATCCAAGTCCTCAGGAAGGCCAGGCTCAAGGATTTCGAGGTACACCTGCTCGGCGAGCCACCTGCCACCCTCCTCATCACAGACAACCGACGGATGGTGCACGACGAAACCGCCCGTCAGCAGTGGACACCCCGACAGCGCGTCCCCTTACAAGCCCATGCCGCCGCCGTCGCCGAACGGGCCCGGATCACCAGCGACCAGCTCGGCCTGGAATCCCTGAGCACCTTGCTGGAACTCGCCGGGCTCCACCACGACGACGGGAAAGCCGATCCACGGTTCCAGTTCAGCCTGGACCCCCAGCGGACGAGCGAGCAGCCCCTGGCCAAAAGCGATATGAGCACATTGCGGCAGATCACCCAGGCGCGAGCTCAATCAGGCCTGCCGGCAGGGTGGCGGCATGAGCAACTGTCCGTACTCGCCTGCTGGAGTGCCCTCGCGCATCTCCCCACCGGCGACCGCGACCTCGTTGCCCGTCTCGTGGGCACAAGCCATGGCCAGGGACGCCACGGTTTCCCCCACACCGCCACGGAACTGACCGGGGACGACACCTATCGGGAACTGGCCCGGCTCCTCTATGACGAGGGCGAGTGGGACCACCTGATCGAGCGAACCCATTCGACCTTTGGCGTGTGGGGCTGCGCCTACCTGGAGGCGCTACTACGGGCCGCCGATGGCCAAGTGTCCAGCGAGGGATCATGA
- the csb2 gene encoding type I-U CRISPR-associated protein Csb2 produces the protein MPYAIIAELPLGTYHGHTGDGEIDSVPSPARLAAALLCAAASGPRAEQDGELLRPCEADMAALRWLETHPPDGVRVPPLSVNQPDGLAYRIRLLETRRHGRVFSRTPQPLGSVAVNGSYAWTWQVGPPASLREPIEALCADVSHLGMAETPVRMRVGTAEPTHDLVPDADWWDNARGDLDLDVPEQGRAEALLAAYRTDNAKAPAATKDRLVSNETHVRPTRVTKAIAPARYASRQPAPPSGPWGQVLLADVDMPLTSDADRVRWAVTMHKALIKMIGYGAPPVLTGVYAPGVERPANRCAIQILTEREASACGWISQSVFALMLPSDIDGGDYQVIKDAWAALTEIRPGRRLTLTARPEQRADQFWDAPRDGLVRLWRTVPAAVPETHGQGRNWTLTDAIRLSVGLVLRDQLGIPAGKGSAWYREVAEAVGRGGLTVANAEPVRDGDLSRFVHKIPSGLPLRPYRAIIDLADLAPSRGLLAIGQARHLGNGLFVPEDVPAEEVTR, from the coding sequence GTGCCGTACGCCATCATCGCCGAGCTTCCGCTCGGCACCTACCACGGTCACACGGGTGACGGTGAGATCGATTCGGTTCCCTCGCCGGCTCGGCTGGCGGCGGCGCTGTTGTGCGCGGCGGCGAGCGGACCGCGGGCCGAGCAGGACGGCGAGCTGCTGCGTCCCTGCGAGGCGGATATGGCCGCGCTTCGGTGGCTGGAGACTCATCCGCCGGACGGAGTTCGTGTGCCCCCGCTGTCGGTGAACCAGCCCGATGGGCTGGCCTACCGGATTCGCCTTTTGGAGACGCGCCGGCATGGGCGGGTCTTCTCCCGAACACCGCAACCGCTGGGGTCAGTCGCGGTGAACGGAAGTTACGCATGGACATGGCAGGTCGGCCCCCCTGCCTCGCTCCGCGAGCCGATCGAGGCCCTGTGCGCGGACGTGTCACACCTGGGCATGGCAGAGACGCCTGTGCGGATGCGTGTCGGTACGGCCGAGCCCACTCATGACCTGGTCCCGGATGCGGACTGGTGGGACAACGCCAGAGGTGATCTGGACCTGGACGTTCCGGAGCAAGGTCGTGCAGAGGCCCTCCTGGCCGCCTATCGGACCGACAATGCCAAGGCTCCTGCCGCCACAAAGGACCGGCTGGTCAGCAATGAGACCCATGTGAGGCCGACGCGGGTCACGAAAGCCATCGCTCCGGCCAGGTACGCTTCCCGCCAGCCGGCGCCTCCCAGCGGCCCGTGGGGCCAGGTACTGCTCGCGGACGTCGACATGCCGCTGACCAGCGACGCTGATCGGGTGCGCTGGGCGGTCACTATGCATAAGGCCCTGATCAAGATGATCGGGTACGGCGCTCCCCCCGTGCTGACCGGGGTGTACGCGCCCGGGGTCGAACGTCCGGCCAACCGGTGCGCAATCCAGATCCTCACCGAGCGGGAGGCATCCGCCTGCGGGTGGATCTCACAATCCGTGTTCGCCCTGATGCTGCCATCCGACATCGACGGTGGGGACTACCAGGTCATCAAGGACGCATGGGCAGCGCTCACCGAGATCCGCCCCGGCCGGCGTCTGACCTTGACCGCACGCCCGGAACAGCGCGCGGACCAGTTCTGGGACGCGCCACGCGACGGGCTTGTCCGGTTGTGGCGCACTGTCCCGGCCGCTGTGCCGGAGACGCATGGCCAGGGCAGGAACTGGACACTGACCGACGCCATCCGGCTGTCGGTGGGCCTGGTGCTGCGGGACCAGCTGGGCATCCCCGCGGGCAAGGGCAGTGCGTGGTACCGAGAGGTCGCCGAAGCCGTGGGGCGAGGCGGGCTCACCGTGGCAAATGCCGAGCCGGTCCGGGATGGCGACTTGAGCCGGTTCGTCCATAAGATCCCATCCGGGCTGCCGCTGCGCCCCTATCGGGCGATCATCGACCTCGCTGACCTGGCCCCCTCCCGGGGGCTGCTCGCCATCGGCCAGGCCCGGCATCTGGGCAACGGGCTGTTCGTGCCCGAGGACGTCCCCGCCGAAGAGGTAACCCGATGA
- the cas7u gene encoding type I-U CRISPR-associated RAMP protein Csb1/Cas7u, producing MIAAGCDISVQVKELRLSSITLDTLLRATAPGGGSCLTSTTELAPAGGSHQAVAPAKFAAPRGKESVYAYERRYFGGELRTAVIIDSKQSQLNRAEAGLALAIEDGNPVLARMPRIVVTYEIDGRVERYSDLTLPHRAYDGHIRAATKAGVPVTDLPEYRAIRDASPANARALLDASPITLVYGGWDSSRRARQGRWRSALVGEIIGFCREREPSLRGGARVDGVGMQMLLTGKDLREIVERQNGELSPKTADKLLKEADKATKDKTLISASPLGLGGIPPTLNQLAGVACERIIRSHVLSFATLRQMRFGAGAEGDQACRALLAALALNGLARSDAELYLRANCDLLEADATRVTMDQRGGQTISLEPLGIKEADALLAEALAHAEQVAGVQWNGPVLEVDGNPAIVAGAVAGDAADGE from the coding sequence GTGATAGCAGCCGGGTGCGACATTTCCGTTCAAGTCAAGGAGCTGAGGTTGTCTTCGATCACGTTGGACACGCTGTTACGCGCGACCGCCCCGGGAGGCGGTAGCTGTCTCACGTCCACGACCGAACTCGCCCCTGCGGGAGGGAGTCACCAGGCGGTGGCTCCGGCCAAGTTCGCGGCCCCTCGCGGCAAGGAGAGCGTCTACGCCTACGAGCGGCGGTACTTCGGCGGGGAGTTGCGAACCGCGGTGATCATTGATTCGAAGCAGAGCCAACTCAATCGGGCGGAGGCGGGGCTGGCGCTGGCCATTGAGGACGGGAACCCCGTCTTGGCACGGATGCCGCGAATCGTCGTCACGTACGAGATCGATGGGCGGGTCGAGAGGTACTCGGATCTCACTCTTCCGCACAGGGCTTATGACGGCCACATCCGCGCTGCGACAAAGGCCGGCGTTCCGGTTACTGACCTGCCGGAATACCGTGCGATCCGCGACGCCTCGCCAGCGAACGCTCGGGCGTTGCTGGATGCCAGTCCCATCACACTCGTATACGGGGGCTGGGATTCGAGCAGAAGGGCGCGGCAGGGCCGCTGGCGCAGCGCCCTGGTCGGAGAGATCATCGGATTCTGCCGCGAGCGAGAGCCGTCACTGCGTGGCGGCGCACGCGTCGACGGAGTCGGAATGCAGATGCTGCTGACGGGCAAGGATCTGCGGGAGATCGTGGAGCGCCAGAACGGCGAACTGAGCCCGAAGACGGCGGACAAGCTCCTCAAGGAGGCCGACAAAGCGACCAAGGACAAGACCTTGATCTCGGCGTCGCCTCTCGGATTGGGCGGAATTCCGCCCACGCTCAACCAACTGGCCGGTGTCGCATGCGAGCGGATCATCCGAAGCCACGTGCTGTCGTTCGCCACGCTGCGCCAGATGCGATTCGGCGCCGGCGCGGAGGGCGATCAGGCGTGCAGAGCGCTGCTGGCGGCGTTGGCGCTCAACGGGCTGGCCCGTTCGGACGCGGAGCTGTATCTGCGGGCCAACTGCGACCTGCTCGAGGCCGATGCCACCAGGGTGACCATGGATCAGCGCGGCGGCCAGACGATCAGTCTCGAACCGCTCGGCATCAAGGAGGCAGACGCCCTGCTGGCGGAGGCGTTGGCGCACGCCGAGCAGGTAGCTGGCGTTCAATGGAACGGTCCGGTGCTGGAGGTCGACGGAAACCCCGCGATCGTCGCGGGCGCCGTGGCTGGTGACGCGGCCGACGGGGAGTGA
- the istA gene encoding IS21 family transposase, whose product MLKVEDWAEIRRLHRAEGLAIRAIARRLGIARNTVRKALASHEPPRYVRSGKGSIVDAVEPRIRALLAEFPDMPTSVVMERVGWSRGKTVFFERVQQLRPLYRPVDPASRTEYQAGELAQCDLWFPPVDVPLGFGQRGRPPVLVMVSGYSRIISAVMLPSRRAPDLLAGHWRLLSEWGRVPRALVWDNEAAIGQWRAGKPQLSEAMTAFRGTLGIKVIQCRPADPEAKGLVERANGYLETSFLPGRSFVGPADFTAQLSDWLVRAGTRHHRRLGCRPIDRWEADRAAMLPLPPVAPTVGWQLSTRLPRDHYVRLDSNDYSVHPSVIGRRVHVTADLDQVVVTCDGAAVARHDRCWADHQTITDPAHQAAAAQLRQARHLAALRPLQTAVEQRPLSDYDRLLGLTDEEIAG is encoded by the coding sequence GTGTTGAAGGTGGAGGACTGGGCGGAGATCCGCCGGTTGCATCGGGCTGAGGGACTGGCGATCCGAGCGATCGCCCGCAGGCTCGGGATCGCTCGGAACACGGTGCGCAAGGCACTGGCCTCGCATGAACCGCCCCGGTATGTGCGATCCGGGAAAGGATCGATCGTCGACGCGGTCGAGCCGCGGATCCGGGCGCTGCTGGCGGAGTTCCCGGACATGCCGACCTCGGTCGTCATGGAACGGGTCGGCTGGAGCAGGGGTAAGACGGTGTTCTTCGAGCGGGTGCAGCAGCTGCGACCGCTGTATCGGCCGGTCGATCCGGCCTCCCGCACCGAGTACCAGGCCGGCGAGCTGGCCCAATGCGATCTGTGGTTCCCGCCGGTCGATGTCCCTTTGGGGTTCGGGCAGAGGGGCCGTCCGCCGGTGCTGGTCATGGTCAGCGGCTACTCACGGATCATCAGCGCGGTCATGCTGCCCTCGCGCAGAGCGCCGGACCTGCTGGCCGGACACTGGAGACTGCTCAGCGAGTGGGGCCGGGTGCCGAGGGCCCTGGTGTGGGACAACGAGGCCGCGATCGGCCAGTGGCGGGCCGGGAAACCGCAGCTGAGCGAGGCGATGACCGCCTTCCGCGGAACGCTGGGTATCAAGGTCATCCAATGCCGTCCGGCCGACCCGGAGGCCAAGGGCCTGGTCGAACGCGCCAACGGCTATCTGGAGACCTCATTCCTGCCCGGCCGGTCGTTCGTCGGCCCGGCCGACTTCACCGCCCAGCTGAGCGATTGGCTGGTGCGGGCCGGTACCCGTCATCACCGGCGGCTCGGTTGCCGGCCGATCGACCGGTGGGAGGCCGACCGGGCGGCGATGCTGCCCCTGCCGCCGGTCGCGCCGACGGTGGGATGGCAACTGAGCACCCGCTTGCCCCGCGACCACTACGTGCGGCTGGACTCCAACGACTATTCGGTGCACCCGTCGGTGATCGGCCGGCGAGTCCACGTGACCGCTGACCTGGACCAAGTCGTGGTCACCTGTGACGGCGCCGCGGTGGCCCGCCATGACCGCTGCTGGGCCGACCATCAGACCATCACCGACCCTGCCCACCAGGCTGCAGCGGCGCAACTGCGTCAGGCGCGGCACCTGGCTGCGCTGCGCCCGCTGCAGACCGCGGTGGAGCAGCGGCCGTTGTCGGACTACGACCGGCTGCTCGGCCTGACCGATGAGGAGATCGCCGGATGA
- the istB gene encoding IS21-like element helper ATPase IstB, with product MSAPTGSKSTGRNVASEIAYLTRALKAPSLAAAVERLAERARSEQWSHEEFLAACLQREVAAREAHGGEGRIRTARFSARKSIEEFDFDHQRSLKREVITHLGTLDFITAKENVVFLGPPGTGKTHLSIGLGIRACQAGHRVAFATAAEWVARLAEAHQAGRLQGELVKLGRIPLLIVDEVGYIPFEAEAANLFFQLVSSRYERASLIVTSNKPFGRWGEVFGDDVVAAAMIDRLVHHAEVVSLKGDSYRLKDRDLGRVPAAKTDN from the coding sequence ATGAGCGCCCCGACCGGCAGCAAAAGCACCGGCAGGAACGTGGCCAGTGAGATCGCCTATCTCACCCGGGCGCTAAAGGCTCCCTCCCTGGCCGCAGCGGTCGAACGGCTGGCCGAACGCGCCCGCTCCGAACAGTGGAGTCATGAGGAGTTCCTGGCCGCATGCCTGCAGCGGGAAGTCGCCGCCCGCGAAGCCCACGGCGGTGAAGGCCGCATCCGCACCGCCCGCTTCTCCGCCCGCAAGTCGATCGAGGAGTTCGACTTCGATCACCAGCGGTCCCTCAAACGCGAGGTCATCACCCACCTGGGCACGCTGGACTTCATCACCGCCAAGGAGAACGTGGTGTTCCTCGGCCCGCCCGGCACCGGCAAGACCCACCTGTCCATCGGGCTGGGGATACGGGCCTGCCAGGCCGGGCACCGCGTCGCCTTCGCCACCGCCGCCGAGTGGGTGGCGCGTCTGGCCGAGGCCCACCAGGCCGGACGGCTCCAGGGCGAGCTCGTCAAGCTCGGCCGCATCCCGCTGCTGATCGTCGATGAGGTGGGTTACATCCCCTTCGAGGCCGAGGCGGCCAATCTGTTCTTCCAGCTGGTCAGCAGTCGCTACGAGCGGGCGAGCCTGATCGTGACCAGCAACAAGCCGTTCGGCCGCTGGGGCGAAGTCTTCGGCGACGACGTCGTGGCCGCAGCCATGATCGACCGCCTGGTCCATCATGCCGAGGTCGTCTCGCTGAAAGGCGACAGCTACCGGCTCAAGGACCGAGACCTCGGCCGTGTCCCCGCAGCCAAGACCGACAACTAA
- a CDS encoding IS3 family transposase (programmed frameshift), translated as MPAPRKYPQELRERAVRMVFEVRRQTGGAPGAIARVADQLGVHREALRGWVRQAEIDEGQRPGTSTADAQRIAELEREVRELRRANEILKAAAAFSRGRTRPTAAQVVAFIDAHRGAFGVEPICQVLQVATSTYYAAKSRPPSARAVRDAQLMAEITTVWNENFEVYGVRKMWKELNRRGTRVARCTVARLMKRLGLAGAVRGDHKRPTTTIPDALIDRPADLVKRDFTAPSPNRLWVADLTYIPTASGFVYAALVIDAFSRMIVGWRLADHLRTDLALDALEMAIWRRGDGRRLEGLVHHSDRGCQYLSIRYTERLSGAGAVCSVGSRGDSYDNALAESTIGLYKTELIHRRGPWNGLDDVEIATMEWVDWYNNRRLHSACNDLPPAEFETHYRTQTAPAILTPAS; from the exons ATGCCAGCCCCGAGGAAGTATCCCCAAGAGCTTCGCGAGCGCGCGGTCCGGATGGTGTTTGAGGTTCGCCGGCAGACCGGCGGTGCCCCCGGCGCGATCGCCCGGGTGGCCGATCAGCTCGGTGTTCACCGCGAGGCGCTGCGCGGGTGGGTGCGCCAGGCCGAGATCGACGAGGGACAGCGTCCCGGCACCTCGACCGCTGATGCGCAGCGGATCGCCGAGCTGGAGCGTGAGGTGCGCGAGCTGCGCCGCGCCAACGAGATCCTCAAGGCCGCGGCCGCTTTTTC TCGCGGCCGAACTCGACCCACGGCCGCCCAGGTAGTCGCCTTCATCGACGCTCACCGCGGCGCTTTCGGCGTCGAGCCGATCTGCCAAGTGTTGCAGGTGGCGACGTCGACGTACTACGCGGCCAAGTCCCGCCCGCCCTCCGCGAGGGCGGTGCGGGACGCCCAGCTCATGGCCGAGATCACCACGGTGTGGAACGAGAACTTCGAGGTGTATGGCGTGCGCAAGATGTGGAAAGAGCTCAACCGGCGCGGCACCCGCGTGGCCCGCTGTACCGTGGCCCGGCTGATGAAGCGCCTGGGGCTTGCCGGGGCGGTGCGCGGGGATCACAAGCGGCCCACGACAACGATCCCCGATGCTCTCATTGACCGGCCCGCCGACCTGGTCAAACGCGACTTCACCGCCCCCTCCCCCAACCGGTTGTGGGTCGCCGACCTGACCTACATCCCCACCGCGTCGGGGTTCGTGTACGCGGCGCTGGTGATCGACGCGTTCTCGCGGATGATCGTCGGCTGGCGTCTGGCCGATCATCTGCGCACCGACCTGGCGCTGGACGCCCTGGAGATGGCCATCTGGCGCCGCGGAGACGGACGGCGGCTGGAAGGGCTGGTGCACCACTCCGACCGCGGCTGCCAGTATCTGTCGATTCGCTACACCGAGCGCCTGTCGGGTGCCGGGGCGGTCTGCTCGGTCGGCTCCCGTGGGGACAGCTATGACAACGCCCTGGCCGAAAGCACCATCGGGCTGTACAAGACCGAGCTGATCCACCGGCGCGGCCCGTGGAACGGCCTGGACGACGTCGAGATCGCCACCATGGAATGGGTCGACTGGTACAACAACCGGCGCCTCCACAGCGCCTGCAACGACCTCCCACCAGCCGAATTCGAGACCCACTACCGAACCCAAACCGCCCCGGCTATCCTCACCCCAGCCAGCTAA
- a CDS encoding NUDIX domain-containing protein, protein MTISADDSGPVRIVTAVLRDGDRVLLCHRSAGRRWYPDVWDLPGGHVEEGEDPKESLVRELREELAITASEPSSPPMHEIRTATFDMQIWLVDRWTGTPVNAAPDEHDAVAWFETSDLDSLRLAHESYLSMLTAVLVT, encoded by the coding sequence ATGACGATCTCCGCTGACGACTCCGGTCCCGTCCGGATTGTGACGGCAGTTCTTCGCGACGGCGATCGGGTGTTGCTGTGTCATCGAAGCGCCGGGCGCCGTTGGTATCCCGACGTGTGGGACCTACCGGGCGGTCATGTTGAGGAGGGGGAGGATCCGAAAGAGAGCCTTGTCCGCGAGCTTCGGGAGGAGTTGGCAATCACGGCATCGGAGCCGTCCAGCCCGCCGATGCATGAGATCCGGACCGCGACGTTCGACATGCAAATCTGGTTGGTCGACAGGTGGACCGGAACACCCGTCAACGCCGCGCCGGACGAGCATGACGCTGTGGCGTGGTTCGAGACGTCCGACCTTGACAGCCTGCGTCTCGCCCATGAGTCGTATCTCTCGATGCTCACCGCCGTGCTCGTCACGTGA